One Microbacterium marinum genomic window, CGAGCTCGCCCGACTTCGTGGCTGCGGTCTCGAGACCGCCCGCGAGATCGCCCGCGCCCCGCTCGAGAGCGGTGAGCCCGCCAGCGAGCTTGTCGGAGCCGCCCTTCACCTGGCCGAGGCCGGCGACGAGGTTGCCTGAGCCGGCGTCGATGGCAGAAAGCCCGGAGGCGAGTTCGCCCGACTTCGTGGCTGCGGTCTGGAGTCCCTTCGAGAGGTCAGCTGAACCTGCGGCGAGCGAGCCGAGCCCTGTCTTCAGATCTGCTGCCCCTGCTTCGACTCCCGTCGCACCGGTCGCGACGTCGCCCGCGCCTGCGGCGATACCGGCCACATTCGTCGACACCGTGCTCAAAGCACCGTGCAGCTTCGCGACCCCGTCGCTCACAGCGCCCGCGTTGGTCGCGAGCCCCTTGGCGGCGGCGGCCAAACCGTCGAGCTTCGCCTTCATGGTGGGGTCGGTCTCGCTCGCGGCAAGCGCCTCGAGGCTGGCCTGGAGGTTCGAGGCACCGCCGGCGACTGCGGCGGCCCCGCCCGGCACGCTCGAGGTGGCGGTCACAGCCCCCGCAGCGCCGTCGCGGACCTGCGCGGCGCCGTCCCGGAGCTTGGCCGCACCTGCGGCGAGCGACGTGGCACCGGCGGCGAGCTTCTCGCCGCCTGACTTCGCCGCGGCGGCGCCGTCAGCAACAGCTGAAGCGCCCGTTGCGACACCCGCGATGCCGGTCGCGAGCTGGCCCGCGCCTGTCGAGGCCGAGCCGATGCCCGCGTCGAGCGTGGCGGCGCCGGCGGCGACCTGCCCGACGCCTGCGACGAGGTCGTCAGCGCCCTGGGCTGCGGACGAGGCGCCGTCGGACAGGCGACCAGCGCCATCCGAGGCGTTGCCGATGCCGTCGGCCAGCAGACCTGCGCCGTCGGCCGCTGTGCCGAGACCTGCCGAAAGTCGGTCGGCACCGTCGGCCGCGAGGCCCGCGCCGCCCGCGAGAGTGTCGGCGCCGTCACCGAGGCGGCCGATGCCGGACTTCGCCGCTCCGATGCCCTCCGACACGTCCTGTGCGCCGTCGGCGAGCAGGGTGGAACCGGAGGCGGCCTTCGTCGCCCCGTCGCGGAGGCGCGCTGCGCCGTCGCGGTTCTTCGTCGTCCCCTCGGAAAGAGTCAGCGCGCCGATGGCGAGCGAACCGGCACCGGTGGACAGTGCACCGGCTCCGGTGGCTGCGGAGCCCGCGCCGTCGGCGAGCTTCTCGGCGCCCGTCGCCGCGGTGGTCGCGCCCTCGTCGAGTGCGGCAGCGCCGTCCGAGAGGCGCCCCGCGCCGTCGGCCAACCGGTCCGCGCCGTCGGCGACGTCCACCGACCCGCTCCGCGCCTCGGTGGCGCCGGCCGCGAGCTGACCCGCGCCGTCGTTCAGCTTCGCCGCGGTGAGCAGGTAGAAGGTCGTCATGGCGAGGAGCAGGACGGCGAGGACGGCCACGGTGATCTTCATGCCGAGGCCGTGCTCATGGGTGTGTGATCTCGTCATCGAGGTCTCCAAGGAGTCGCGCCTGCAGGGCGCAGGCGAGCGGTCGATCAGGCGGGGACCCGCCGGCTCGGGATGCTCGGGTGCGTCGACGGTTCCGCATCGTCATCGATGGGGAACGACAGTCGCGAGCGGATCGACGGTAACAGCCGATCGACGCCCAGACGTCCGCGCCGACAAACTCTGACGCGTGGAACCAAGTCTCAGAAGTCTGACGCCGAGTGTCTTTGTCGATCGGGAACAAAAGACTCGCACGCGGCCCGGCGGAATGTTGCTTTGTGTGGGAAAGAGTTGTAACGTGTGGCTCACTCGAGGAGGACCACATGTACGCAACGGAGCGGCAGCAACTCATCGCGCAGCTCATCGCCTCCGACGGCCGCGTCGGTGTCGTCGAACTCGCTGAGCGATTCGGCGTGACGACCGAGACCGTCCGGCGCGACCTGGCAGCACTCGAACGCGACGGCATCCTTCGACGCGTGCACGGCGGGGCCGTCAGCCGCTCCCGTGCCAGCACCGCCGAGCCTTCGCTCGCCGAGCGGTCGGCACGTCGAGGGATCGTCAAGCAGAAGATCGCCGACGCCGCGCTCGCGCTGCTCGGGGACCAGCTCGACGGCGCCTTGTATCTGGATGCCGGAACGACGACGGCGGCCATCGCCCAGCTCGTCGCGGCCGGCGGACATGCCCGGCCAGGTCTCGAGGTGGTCACGCACTCCATGACGGTCGCGCAGACCCTCGCCGGTGTCCCCGAGGTGGGCCTCACCGCGATCGGGGGACGGGTTCGCGGTCTCACCGCGGCGGCCGTCGGCGCGCAGACGGTCGAGGCGATCGGGCGTCTGCGTCCTGACATCGCCTTCATCGGCACGAACGGTGTCGCGGCCGGCTTCGGTCTCAGTACGCCCGATCCGGACGAAGCGGCGGTCAAACGCGCTGTCGTGGCCTCGGCGCGACGCGTTGTCGTGGTCGCCGATTCGGAGAAGTTCGACGCCGAGTTGCTCGTGTCGTTCGCTCCGCTGTCAGACGTGGACGTGCTGATCAGCGACGCCGAGCCCGCGGGCGAGCTCGCGGACGCTCTCGACGACGCCGGTGTGGAGGTTCTCGTCGCATGATCGTCACCGTCACCACGAATCCGTCCCTCGACCGGACCGTCTCTCTCCAGGCGACGCTCCAGGTCGGCGAGGTGCAGACGGCGACAGGCTCGCGCGAAGACGCCGGAGGAAAGGGCATCAACGTCGCCCGCGTCATCGGGGCCGCCGGTGTGCCCACCGTCGCCGTCGTGCCGCTCGACTCGGCGGACCCCTTCGCCGCGGCGCTTCGGAGCGCGGCTCTGCCTGTTCGCGCGGTCCCTGTCGCGGGCACTGTCCGCAGCAACATCACCATCGCCGACGCCGCGGGCGTGACGACCAAGATCAACCTCCCCGGTCTCAGCCTCGCCGAATCGGATGCCGCTGCGCTGACGGCTGCGGTCGTCGACGCGTCCGAGGGAGCGGACTGGCTCGTGCTCGCGGGTTCCCTCGCTCCCGGCCTCCCCGATGACTACTACGTTCAGCTCATCCGCGCCGTCCGGGAGCGGTGGGGGGCCAGCTCACCCGCGATCGCCGTCGACACCTCCGGCCCCGCGCTCCGCGCCGTCGTCGAGGACGGTCGTCCCGACCTGATCAAACCCAACGACGAGGAACTGTCCGAGCTCATCACCACGGAGTGGGACACGACGGTGTCGCTGCCCGACACCGTTCGGCAGGCCGCCGCGTCGCTGGTCCCCGCCGCCGTGGGTGCGGCGCTCGTGACACTCGGCGGCGACGGCGCCGTCCTCGTGAGGGCCGACGGCGCCTGGCACGGGACTCCGCCGCCCACGACCGTGCGCAGCACTGTGGGAGCGGGTGACAGTTCCCTCGCCGGGTACCTCCTGGCCCTGACGGCCGGCGCAGGCCCCCAGGCGGCGCTGCGCGGCGCCATCCGCTACGGCTCCGCCGCGGCATCCCTCCCGGGCACCCAGCCGCCCACACCCGACGACCTGCCGAGCGGCGACGTGCCCGTTCGGCGACTCGACCAGATGAACAACCCGACCACTGGAGGTCACCGTGACTGAGATCATCACCGCGGAGCTCGTCAGCATCGACGAACCGCTCGGCGCCGATAAGCGCGCCGTCATCGAGGCGCTCGCCCAGCGCGTCGCCGCGCAGGGCCGTGCGGACGACGCCGCCCGGCTCGCCGCGGACGCCTGGGCGCGCGAGGAGAAGGATGAGACCGGGCTCCCCGGAGGCATCGCGATCCCGCACGCCAAGAGCGCAGCGGTGACGCAGGCGTCCCTCGCCTTCGCCCGCCTCGCCCCTCCGGTCGACTTCGGCGCACCCGACGGGGGAGCCGACCTCGTCTTCCTCATCGCCGCGCCCGACACCGCCGCGGAGGAGCACCTCGCGGTTCTCTCGAAGCTCGCTCGGAGCCTCATGCGCGACGACTTCACCGCAGGGCTCCGACAGGCGACCACGGCGGAAGAGGTCCTCGAGATCGTCCGCGGCGCGATCGCCGACGACCCGGCACCGGCATCCGCGGCACCCACCTCGCGACGCGAGGCGGCCGCCGCGGCATCCCGCAGTGAAGGTGCCCTCACGATCGACGGGCGACCCGCCCGGATCGTCGCCGTCACCGCCTGCGCAACGGGCATCGCGCACACGTTCATGGCGGCCGACGCCCTCACCGCGAGCGGTGCCGCCGAAGGCGTCGATCTCGTCGTCGAGCCCCAGGGATCGAGCGGGTACAAGGCGATCGATCAGCGCATCATCGACGAGGCGGACGCCGTCATCTTCGCCGTCGACGTGGACGTCCGCGAGCAGGCCAGGTTCGCCGGAAAGCCGGTCGTCCGCTCCGGCGTGAAGCGCGGCATCGAGCAGCCGGCCCAGCTCATCGCGGAGGCCGTCGCCGCGGCATCCGACCCGACGGCTGCACGGGTGAGCGGCACCGCGGCCGCCACGTCCGCCGACGCCGCACCGCGGGCGTCCCTCGGCGGCAGCGTGAAGCGCGCCCTGCTCACCGGTGTGAGCTACATGATCCCGTTCGTCGCGGGCGGCGGTCTGCTCATCGCCCTCGGATTCCTGCTCGGTGGCTACAACGTCACCGACAACGCGCAGAACGTCGTGCTCAGCAACACGCTCTGGAACCTGCCGACGACCGACATCACCTCGTCACTGGGCCCCCTCGGGCAGTACCTCGGCTCCGTCGCGTTCGTCATCGGCAACGCGTCGATGGCATTCCTCGTCCCTGCCCTCGCGGGGTACATCGCCTACGGTCTTGCCGACCGGCCCGGCATCGCGCCCGGCTTCGTGGCCGGGTCGGTTGCGGGGCTCATGGGTGCGGGCTTCATCGGCGGTATCGTCGGCGGTCTCCTCGCCGGGCTCGCCGGCTGGTGGCTCAACAGCCTCGACACCCCGCGTTGGCTGCGCGGCCTGATG contains:
- a CDS encoding 1-phosphofructokinase family hexose kinase, with the translated sequence MIVTVTTNPSLDRTVSLQATLQVGEVQTATGSREDAGGKGINVARVIGAAGVPTVAVVPLDSADPFAAALRSAALPVRAVPVAGTVRSNITIADAAGVTTKINLPGLSLAESDAAALTAAVVDASEGADWLVLAGSLAPGLPDDYYVQLIRAVRERWGASSPAIAVDTSGPALRAVVEDGRPDLIKPNDEELSELITTEWDTTVSLPDTVRQAAASLVPAAVGAALVTLGGDGAVLVRADGAWHGTPPPTTVRSTVGAGDSSLAGYLLALTAGAGPQAALRGAIRYGSAAASLPGTQPPTPDDLPSGDVPVRRLDQMNNPTTGGHRD
- a CDS encoding DeoR/GlpR family DNA-binding transcription regulator, with translation MYATERQQLIAQLIASDGRVGVVELAERFGVTTETVRRDLAALERDGILRRVHGGAVSRSRASTAEPSLAERSARRGIVKQKIADAALALLGDQLDGALYLDAGTTTAAIAQLVAAGGHARPGLEVVTHSMTVAQTLAGVPEVGLTAIGGRVRGLTAAAVGAQTVEAIGRLRPDIAFIGTNGVAAGFGLSTPDPDEAAVKRAVVASARRVVVVADSEKFDAELLVSFAPLSDVDVLISDAEPAGELADALDDAGVEVLVA
- a CDS encoding fructose-specific PTS transporter subunit EIIC; the protein is MTEIITAELVSIDEPLGADKRAVIEALAQRVAAQGRADDAARLAADAWAREEKDETGLPGGIAIPHAKSAAVTQASLAFARLAPPVDFGAPDGGADLVFLIAAPDTAAEEHLAVLSKLARSLMRDDFTAGLRQATTAEEVLEIVRGAIADDPAPASAAPTSRREAAAAASRSEGALTIDGRPARIVAVTACATGIAHTFMAADALTASGAAEGVDLVVEPQGSSGYKAIDQRIIDEADAVIFAVDVDVREQARFAGKPVVRSGVKRGIEQPAQLIAEAVAAASDPTAARVSGTAAATSADAAPRASLGGSVKRALLTGVSYMIPFVAGGGLLIALGFLLGGYNVTDNAQNVVLSNTLWNLPTTDITSSLGPLGQYLGSVAFVIGNASMAFLVPALAGYIAYGLADRPGIAPGFVAGSVAGLMGAGFIGGIVGGLLAGLAGWWLNSLDTPRWLRGLMPVVIIPLLASIFASGLMLLVLGGPIAWLMSVLTTWLSGLTGTGVIILGVVLGLMMCFDLGGPINKVAYGFATANLAAGIAGDDRYLQIMATVMAAGMVPPLAMALASTVLGRGLFTGAERENGKAAWLLGAAFISEGAIPFAAADVFRVIPAAMAGGAVTGALSMFFAVTAKAPHGGVFVFFAIENFWLWLLSIAIGTLISAVLVVVLKRFARRTPIAADVSAEPVTA